The uncultured Subdoligranulum sp. genomic sequence GTTGTTTTCTCCTTTCTTGTCTTTCGTGAAGTATTTCGTGACCACCATCTCGATGAACTGGCCGGTGGTGATTCCCTGTTCTTCCAGTTCCTGCCGGATCTGTGCGTGCAGATCATCCGGAAGTGTTACCGTTAATTTGCTCATGCTATGGCTCCTTTCTTGTGCTTTTCCTCTTGGGCTAAGCAAAGCATACTGCAAACACAAGCAGAAAGCTATTCACAGAAACCAACGATAATACATCGAATACGGTGTCAGAAATACATCATAAGCAACAATGGGGATTGATCTGTCAGTCGCAGAGCGATGCCAAAAAATCCAGCGTTTGTTTGGGTACCTCTTTCTCCGCAGTCGGTATGTAATTGCCTGTTTTGCCTTCTCTGGAAGTCAATTCTTCTCGCAGCACCTGACGAATTTCTTTTTTGAGCTGCTCTGTTTCCATCTCGGCTAGAATTGCTCTCACCAAGAAGTCCTTACGCTGGCCTTTTGGTATTTCTTGTAGTCTCTCCCACGCTTTCCGGTGGTCTGGATTGCTCAGTGTGGGTCTGAATACAAATTGTGGCCGTTTCATCCCTCGCTCACCGTGCCCTGAACGCGGCCCAAGGCGCGCTCAAAACCGATGGCGTTCACCCGGTCATCCAGCAGCGGAATCACGCGGCACAGGCCGTCTTTGGGGCTGACGTGGCGGTTTACGATACAGGCTCCACCGCCCAGCATGACCAGAGGCATGGCGTGAAGGTCGAAGCCCGCTTCCATGACTGCGGAGAACAAACGCTCGGTATACAGCCGGCCCTGTTTGTTCACGATGCTGCGTACCTCGTCCGGCAGGCTGCAGGGCTGGCCTGCCAGGATCTGCTCGATCTGAGCATCGGTGAGCGAAAGACCGGTTTCCTGACGGACCCTCTCCCGGATCTCATCGATGCAGCGGATCATTCCCAGTTCCAGGCTGTGCGCCGTTTCCGCTACCGGCAGGGCGTTGTCGATTCGCATCAGATCCACCGTCCAGCCGCCGATGTCCATGAGCAGCAGCGACGGTTCGTCGGTCAGCAGGTCCGGTTCGGCCATCAGGGCCGCAAACCCCTGGGGAAACAACTGCACATCCGCGATGGTGATGCTGTATTCCACGCCCTCGTAACGGAACTGAACCGGCTGGGAAGGACGAAGCAGATAGCTGCGAAACTTCGGCTTATCCCGGCCATAGCTGGTCAGCGGAAGGCCCGCCGCAATTCGAACCGAACACTCGGTGGGTGCGCCTCGGCTGCGGATTTCCTGCGCCAATGCAGCCATCGTCAGCAGGTAGTAGTTGTCGTTGATGGTTTTGTCGCGCTGGATCGGCTGCCGTCCGGTTCCGCAAACAAAAAAACACCCGTCGAACTCAAGGAGTCCCTGGCGGGTGTAAGGTTCGTGGCTGCCGTAGGCTGTAAGACCGGCTGGGAAAGAACAATGCCGCGTCTTGATGGCATAATAGCCGTGATCAATGCCAATGTTCATGGGTTTTGCCTCACTTTCGTTTTTCGTTGAAATTTGCGGATCTATGTAAACGGCTGGTAGATAACTTTTCTTCCCAGCCGGTAAATTTATACTAGGGGGAGAGGTGTGGAGAGGGGGGGAAAGCAAAAAGCCGCTCAGTTCCGGCATTGCCAGAAACCGAGCGGCTAAAAATGGGCGCACTTGTCCTCTGTTATTTTAGCTATTGATAGGTACGAATAGCGCAAGTCATAAAATCCTTCATTGTATCGTCATTATGATTTGTTCCACATTTTGGCACAAACCTTCCAAACATATCTCTGATATTGACAAAGCTTCCAAATACTAACTGCCGCAATTTTCAGAGGTAACCACTTCCAAGAAAGAAGGCGAAAACAAGATAATACTAATCGGTGCCTTTAACGCTTTTCTAAAAACATTCCCAAAGTATGCAGCCATACTGGTTGCCCCTTTTAGTCTAGGAGTAGGAGCAACTGGGTTTACTTATAAAGCAGGTGAATTACTACATCGGAGGATGCGATACAAGGAAACACGAGCACAGTGGTGTCTGGCTGCACATGGACTGCCTCTGGAATGGTTACAGCACAAACCAGTGCCAGACGTTCGTTGTCCCCGGGGGCATATCAGGCTCACACCCATGCAGAAGTGTACCTCGGTAACACTCTTCTGGAGACAGCTGATGCATACAGCAATGTCGACTTCGTAGACCGAGTATAACCATCGTGATTTCAATGAAAGCGGCGGCCCCCCCCTAAACAGGGGTGGCCCGCCGCTTTCATCATGGCTTATTCAAATACACTTATACCTCGAAAGCCACTGCATAAGAAAGACCACAAACGGATTCCCTGAAGATAAACTAAATCGCTCTATATTGCTATTCTTGAAATGTTAAATATGTTATTACTCATTGACGCGAATGTTTTCAATGATAGATTGCTTTTTCAAAGAACGAATAGGCGGGATTGCGACTAGTCCAATTACAATGGCTGCTACAATAATTACTGTGGCGAAAGCCCACCAAGGAACAGAGAAAAGAAAAGCAGCGATGTTTCTCAAGAAATAATATTCTCCGAACAATAATACAAGGCCCAATGGAATTGCCCATTTAATTGCGTTTGCAACATATACAAAGGCTTGGAAATAAATCATTTTTTTCAAGCTTTGCTCACCGACCCCAACGGATTGAAGAAGGGCAAAATCCTTCTGCTGTAAAGTCAGTTCTGTGGAAATGGTTGTTATCATTTGACATATACTAATTAGAGCCAACATAGCGGAAAAACCATAGCAAATGAGATATAGCAGCATACGCACAATGCCAATCAGCATCAGCTCTACACTGTTGTCTGATACAATTAAATAATCTGAAGTGCCAGCAGTAAATAAATCATTGTAACTATAAGGAAGCAATTCGCTTTGTAGCTCCGCTAGTGAATCAGTTTGATAGGAAATCGTTACAGAACGTGCAAAGACTTCACCAGTTTGCTGGTAATACTGCTCAAACATGTGTTCTGCATCAGTTCGTTTGATTAGTACTGATAGCGAGGACAGATCACCTATCCGATCTTCCACAAACCGTTTGTCATCCACATCAACAATGTACAACGATACAGGCAGGCCAGCCAGACTTGTATTTAAGCTGTCCCCTGCATGTAATTTGGTTTGTATTATATCCTCATTTGAATAAAAGAATCGGTTTTGTAAAATGCATCCAATCTGTTCCTCGGGAGCAGAACTAGAATTCGCTAATTTTTCAAATTCTTCATCTGGAATAACGGTGAACTGAATCATGGTGCTGTACTGATCCCCATCTTTCACAGCATTAAGCATATCCATATAATAAAGATTTTGTTCGGTATAGGCGGAAGCCGGAATGTTTTGAATGTCGAAGGATTCGGTTTCCGTAATGGATATAGCCTTTACAGGAGTTTGGGGAGCTGTAAGTTTTTGAAATTCACTCGTCTGTGTCACATTTTCCTTTGTGGATGCATAACTAACAGTAATGGGGCCGGTGGGAATATCTCTTTGCGAGAAATACGCATTGGGTAAGTATATACTTAATCCCGCCGAACCTATAAAGATAACTATACATACTGCCAACGATCTTACAGCACTTTTATAGCCTCTCCAGTTCCGTTTTGCCTCCTTAACAGCCAAGCCCGCTTCTGCACCCAAAAACCGGCTTACGATTCGCCCTTGATGTGTAATGCGGCGTCCAACCATTACTTCACTGTTACCAAACAGATTGTTAATGACAGACTCTTTCTTAAACAACTTCATAGGTCGTTTTGCAGAAGTAAAGAGCACAATTGAACTAAGAGTTACTGTGATAAAAATCCATGCGATGTTAAAATTTAAGTGAAAGGATAGGTCTCCTCCCAGCATTGCACCAGCATTTGCGGTCAATGGACTCAGTAAACGGAAGGCCACAAATAGGCTTCCATATCCTAAAATCACTCCCAAAGGAATTCCGACCAAGCCGATTGACAAGGCTTCAAACAGTAAGCAGTTTCCAACTTGACGCATGGTTGCCCCGATGCTAACCAGTAATGCCAATTCTTTTTTCTTTTGTGCCATACTGATGGAAAAGGAGTTCGATATCAACAATATCGATGCAACAGCGATGATCATTACGAGAATAATTCGTAAAAAGAGAACAACAAGCGGGATAATATTTTGACCTGCGGGGCTGGGATATCCTGAAAATGTAATTAAAGCATTATTATATAACACATACGCCTGGGGGGCTGATTCAAGGACGGTTTTGCTAATTTGTGCTATACTGTTTGAATACGTACTAGTATATGTTTTGGGCATAGAGAAAAAGCGATAGACATCTTCGCCGTGTGTATTTGCCCAGTCAATACTATAAAATGCAGTAACCGATCCATCTACTGAAGGAAATTGAAAATCCAAAGCGGAATTTCCGTAGAAGCCAACAACAGTAATCTCCCGAAGTTCCCCGTGCGAATCGCTTATCTGTACAGTATCTCCTATATTCCAATCAGAGCTTCCCTGCTTGACTGCAATCTCCTCAGGATTCGTAGGCCAACTCCCTTCAATTAAGTTTGCCTGCATCATCTCTAAAAAAGAATCATCGACACCATACAGGGTCATCGAAATTCCGTTATTGTCAGTGGCTTGATATTTACCACCATAGACACTGACAATTTCATCATCACTTGCCGAATCTAACAGAAATTTCGCTTGAGAACCGGGCAACTGTAACATAGACCAGTACCACTCACCCTGTTGGCAGATGGTGTATCTACGCATAACATCCATGGCAGCATCACTGCCTAAGAAAACAGCCAACAGCATAGCCGTTGATAAAGCCACTCCAATTATGGTAAAAAAGAAGCGGCTTTTTCCATTTTGAAACCTCGGTAGGGCCATTTTTTTTAGCGATGTCACTGCGTCCTCACCTCATCTCGGATAATGCTGCCATCTTGCATTTGGATGATTCGGCTTCCCTGTGCTGCTATTCTCGGATCATGTGTAACAAGAACTACGGTTTGGCCTTCCTCTGCGTTCATTTTCTTTATGTACGAGATTATTTCTTTACTGCGAGCAGTATCAAGATTTCCGGTTGGTTCATCAGCCAAGAGAATCGCGGGCTTGCTAATCAGTGCACGTGCAATTGCTACACGCTGTTGTTGACCGCCAGATAGTTGTCGTGGGAGAGATTCGAGTTTGTTTTCGAGGCCCAAACGATGAATCAGTGCATTAAAATATGCTGTGTCAACTTTCTTTCGGTCCAGCTGCAGAGGCAGCAAGATGTTTTCTTTCACAGTAAGAACGGGAATTAAGTTATAGCTTTGATATACAATACCGATATTTTTACGGCGAAAGGCCGCACAGCGATCTATGGATAATCGGGAAATATTAACATTGCCCACAAAAGTGTTTCCAGATGTGGGGCGTTCAACTCCACCTATCATATGGAGCAGCGTTGATTTTCCACAACCAGACGGCCCAATAATTACCACAAATTCGCCTTTGTTAACCGAAAAACTCACTTGGTTAACTGCGACCACTCTGCTTTCGCCATCTCCATATACCTTTGCAATCTGGTCAATCTTAAGGATTTGGGCAACACTCATGATTAGAATCTCCTTACTATTATTTTTTCACAAAGTGCTTTTTATGACATGAACCCCGATTGAGCCAGAGATGCAAGAAAGTTCCTAAAGATTGACAGACAGACATGCAACCCACAGAAAGGCGTAAACTATTTGTTCCTGCACCACTCACCATATTGTTCACAATCGAGCTTTTCTTTTAGGTTCTTAAAGATTATCTCAAAGCCTGAAACAGAGGCTTCCTACTCTTTTAGGGGCTTTTGCTTGCGATCCAACCAAGCCAAATACGGTGTCGGTAAAAATACCGGCACCGTATAGCGATTGTCATAGACGATTAATACGAACTCTTGCGGAAGTGCTCAAAACACCAATTCCTCACATGCGCATCGGGAATTTTGGCGTATCAGACGCCAGAAACAGAGAGGGTCCAACTGCCAGCTGTACCAGTATGGTTATACACCCGAATGGTACATTCGCCGGCATCCCAAGGGATGGTAACTGTCAACAACCCATCTCCATCGGATTGGAAGGCTTTCGAGCCGAGCACGATTCCCAACTCGTTTCTTACCTCAACGTCAATCTTACCTGTAGTGCCGCCTTGCCGACCAATCACCCAGGTTTCTGTGAACAGCGGGTTCCGTGAATAGACCACTTTCGAACTGCCGGCCTCAATGGTTCCGGTTTTGACCGTCGCAATGCCACGAGTCTGCGCGGTCTGATCGCTGCTCATGGGAACAGAATCAACCACCTCAACCGATGCTGCCTCACTTTCAGCGGAACCATCCGCTTCGGCCGCAAATGCACTGGTGGCGAGCCCAAACATCATGACGCAGACAAAGAGAATGGAAATCAAGCGTTTCATGTTATTCACCCTTTCATTTTGTGGTTTTGCAAATTGGGAAACGAATAATAAGCGCCTGTGCACCGACGCATTGCGAACTTTTGATTGGAGGCTGTAACCTTTTCCCTTAAAGCAGCCAACAAACCATGCGAAGAAATTATAGTTTCTCTCATGTAGGACTGATTTAATTTGTATTTATAATATAAACTGTAGTATTACGACTGTCCAGCATATTTGCACAAGTGATGGGAAAATATGTATAACTGCAAAAATGCCCCACCCTGACTGCTAAATCAGAGTGGGACATCTCTAAATGAATTTCTACAACACTTTGACTGTTTTCGAATTCTATAAAAATTGCTTTTACCGCAAAAACTGTTCTATAAGACGAGCAAGTAAATCCTGTTGTCGAGCAGAAAGTCTGAATCCATTCGCATCCGGACTTGCCATTTCTTGCACCAATTCTGTTATGAGTTGGATTTGGTCATCTTTTAAATTCCTTGCAGTGATAATTTTTGCCTTTTCGCCACAAGCCAAGTAGTCCAGGGACACATTAAAGGCATCCGCCATATCTTCCGCAACAGGTAAAGAGGGAAATCCCATATCATTTTCATAATTAGCCAAAGTTGATTTAGAGACTTGAATTCTTTGGGCCAACTCTTTTTGTGATAGGCCATGTTCCTTGCGGAGCCGCAAAAGACGTTGCCCGAAGTCAAACATTTATATCCCCCCTATATCACATTCATATTGTAAAGTTTGACTGGTGCAAAAAATTGGAATAAACTTATTGAATAATCCATATTTTTGCTTCTTCACGAATCTTTATTTGACAAAGGGGACTTTTTGAATTATGTTGAAACAAAGAATTTTACCAATCGCGCACAAAGAAAGCCGTACCTTTAGGGAGGGGCAACATATGCGACTCTTAATATGTGATGACAATATGGATTTTGCGGAGAATTTACGTAACCGTATTCTTGACTATTTTAAGAGGTATAGTTGGAGGGTTTCTATCGAATGTATTTCGGAAACAGAAAAAATGGCGGAAATTGATGCATTACGATACGATGTAGCTTTTCTTGATATTGATATGGGCATAGTGAATGGTATCACTTTAGCCCAAAAAATGCGCAAGCAGCATGCCGATTTGATTCTTATCTTTGTTACCAATTATGTACAATACAGCTTGGAAGGATATGAGGTTCGCGCACTCCGATATTTGTTGAAGGACCAGTTAGAGGAAAAACTTCCTTCATGTCTAGAAGCGGTAATGACAGCGTATCGCAGAGACCGTGACCATGTACGCTTTTCCAGTGACAATGTTGAAGTGGATATTTTACCAACACATATGGTCTTTGCCGAGACGAACGGTCGTCGTTTAAAAATTCATTTAATCTATGAACCACGTCCTTACATAATGGTCAGTATAACAATGGGAAAATTGGAAGATCTCTTGGCACCACGGGGATTTCTAAGAATACACCAGAGTTATCTTGTGAATATGAGCTATATTCAACAAATAAAAAGTACGGGCGTTTGGCTGGTCGATGGAACGCAGCTTCCAATCAGCGCCAGAAGCTATCAGGAATTAAAACGAGAATATTTGCGCTGGAAAGGGCTGAAGCGATGGAATATGTGATCAGTGTTCTGATGAATGGCCTGCAGCTTTTGGCTTTCATCTGGTTTTTCGACGCATGTTTTATCCGAAAATACAAAGGCGCTGTTTTTTATGCCATCGCTTTTGCATGGCTGGTGGTAGAATGCGTTGTTTTAAACCTGGAAGGAAATGTACTCAGTCCATTTAAAGCCCTTCTTGTGCCGGTTCTTCTTTTAGTCCTAAATTTTGTTTTATATCAAGGCCGATTTTTCTTTCGGGTGTTTATTTCTATAGCAATGTACGCAATTTTCAGTGCCCTCGCATATATGATAGAATTTTCTGTTATGAGCATCTTTTCGCTGCAACGTCAAGAATTTGTGTACAACAAAGTACTGTATACAATCACTGCTCTCATTGGAACAGGCTGTATGCTGCTGTTTTCCAAACTCGCAGGACGATTGTATATGCAAAAAAACAATCACAATCAAAAACGCAATTGGACACTCATCACAACTATTTTCCCAATTGCTTCCATTTTGATTTTGCTTCTATTGTATAGGGTGATTACAGGCCATGAACTCAAAAGTTTATTTGCAGTGTTATGTCTTGCCATGGTAGCAGCAGCAGACATAATAGTTCTACTGCTGATTGATGAACTAAAACGAAATATACGGGAGCATGAGATGTTGGTCGCAATAAGCGAACGAGAGCGACAACAGAAGGAGAGTGTGGTGGCGCTTTCTGCTGCATATGAGGCGCAACGCAAATTAACACATGATTTCCGAGAACACCTGTCAGTCTTGTCAGGGCTGTTGCAGTCTAATCAAATTTCAGAAGCTTCTGACTATATATCCCAACTTCAAGAAGCACATACAGAAAGAATTTTGCTTGTAAATACTCATAACGCCACAATAGACGCTATTTTGAACCAAAAAGGGTACAAGGCTCAGAATAGTCATATTGAAATGAGATTTGAAACGAATGATTTGTCAGGAATTCACATTCATCCAACAGACTGCACTATTGTGCTGGGAAACCTGCTGGATAATGCAATTGAAGCGTGTCAAAAGCTGCCAGAGAACGAACGTTGGATACAAGTGAGTATTGTACGCAATTTCCTACCAAACAACCAGATTGGAAGTGTTTATATTTCGGTGCTAAATCCGAGTGCTCCTGTGAAAATCGTAAATCAGAATATTGCAACGACAAAGCCAAATGCTTCTTTCCACGGCTTCGGTCTGCGTAATGTGAAAACAATTTTGGAAAAGTATGGAGCAGAGTATGATATAGCATATGAAAATGGCATGTTTGCTTTCAGTTTGGATTGGCCAGATCGTTCTCTGTAATTTGCACATGCGCACAATATTCCTGCAATTACGCAATAATCATAGCGCCTTCTATGGAAAAGTGGTATCCTGAAAGCAAAAATATAAAGGTCGGTTCGATGGAGAAATTTTCCAACAAACTAACGGATTACTTCCTTCGGAAAGGTTTAATTGAAGCTAAGCAAACCCCCTGGTGCAAGTATATGATCATGCACCGAGTAATGGATGTAATTTCATTGCTGTGGTTGGTACCGATTGGGAGTCTGGTTGCACCTTGGTATATTTCGATTACCTTTGTTCTAAGTTATCGCTTTTTGCGTTCTCGTACAGGTGGGTTTCATGCAAAATCGCCGTTGGGGTGTTTGCTGGCTGCTACGGTAACACAACTTATAGGGACCTCTTTGGTTTCCCGTATAGAAAGTACGCTTCTGCTTTTCTGTATTTTATTTTTTTCTTCCTGCCTGATTATTTACTTAGCTCCCGCCAATAATCCAGAGTTACATTTGACACAAGAGGAAATTCAAGCACTTCTACCACGCATAAAGATGCGGTTGTTTTTATTATGGTTACTGATTGTAGTACTCTTTTTCTTTGTTCCACTAATGGCCACGAGTATACTCGTGGGAGTAGCTACAACAGCATTATTGCTAGTTCTTTCAAAGAGTAAAATAGGAGTAAACTAAATGAAAACCATAGGGAACAGAAATTCCGTTTTGTACAAGGGAGTTAAAGCAGTTATTCAAAAGCTAGTCAATGCCGAGGCTCACGAATGGCCGCCGCTGACAGCTTGTGGCATGTATCAGCCTCATCGTCCGGAGATGTCAAAGCCTAAGGAATGAAATAATGATATGATAAAAAGCCCGTCGCAAAAATGCAGCGGGCTTTTTTGTCGGAAATAGTAAGATACGCATTTATAATCTAATGGATAAATACAAACGAGTAGTTTCCTAGCGAAATTACTCGTTTGAGTTTTTTAGTGTTTTGCATGAAAGGCTTTGCTACTTATTGCTCTGACCCTTTCAGAGAGGCATCCAGGCATCAAAGATCTCTTTTATTTCTTGAGTTTATTCCGCTATTTCAGAGTTATCTTCAATAAATGCCCCAAAGGTATAACTGATGGCTTCAGGCATTGCTATGGTAGGAACTGTGTTCCGACAATATATGATTGCATTACTGTACTCATCTTATTCTGCCGTTAACCCCGGTTGCTTCCAGAGAAAAAATGTGTGGTTGGTGAATCACTCAGGATTGGTTATTGCTACTTACAACATCATCGTAGCCGCCATGTTAAATCGTGCAAAAATTTCAAAGTTCGATGAAATTCGTATCACAAATATTTTAACTACACATTGTGAATAGATAAAAGAATAAATATCCCCCGGCGGAGCCGGGGGTTTTGCACAGACGGGTGAAACCCTGGAATACTAGCGCACGCGTCACGTCGCGTTGGTACGGCCTGCCAGCCGCGAAGGATTGCTACTTGCCGCCCGTAAACGAGCTGTTTAGAAGTTTCCCATTGTCAGCTGTTCGCCTGCCTGGTCTTCTTCTAACTGGCGCCGGATGTATTCTGCTATCTTTTTATCGTTTTTTCCTGCTGTATCCACATAGTATCCCCTGCACCAGAACTCCCTATTGCGATACTTGAATTTCAGTTCTGGGAATTTCTCGTACAGCATCAGGCTGCTTTTCCCCTTCAGATACCCCATGAAGCTCGAAACCGAATATTTCGGCGGTATCTCGACCAGCATGTGGATATGGTCCGGGCATACTTCTGCTTCCACGATTTTTACCTTCTTCCAGTTGCACAGTGTTCTTAAAATCTCTCCGATTTCTCTGCGCTTCTGGCCGTAGAACACTTTGCGCCGATATTTCGGCGCAAAGACTATGTGGTATTTGCAATTCCAGCTTGTATGCGATAAACTGTTTACGTCGTTCATTTTTGAATGACCTCCCTTTGCTTGTTTGTGCAGTTGGCAGACCGCACTCCTATTATAGCAAAGGGAGTTTTTATTTCACCATGATCGACATAAGTCTTTTTTGGAACCACTCGCCTAGCGAGTGGTTTTCGAGACACAAAAAGGGCTGACGTAACCGACGTCAGCCTATCTTTCCTTTGGTAAACAGTGGCAACAACGTAAAAAGAGCCAACAACTTCTTCTGTTGGCTCTTCTTGGTGCGCCATCGGGGACTCGAACCCAGGACCCACTGATTAAGAGTCAGTTGCTCTGGTCGTCGATCTGCAGCAGGTTGCGCACCCCGGGAAAGGACGCCTTGCCCGCATTGGCCAGGTTGGGGTTGAAGAGGTAGGCCAGGGACCGGTCCCCCTGGGACAGCACGGGATACCCGTTTTGCAGGGTGTTCTGCACAATGCCGGTGCGGGGCTTGTCGCTGCCGGTGTAATCGTTGACGCCGCCGTTGGGGTTGCGGGGGGGCGGCGGCGGTGAACTGCAGCAGCTTGCCCGCGTTGATGTCCTGGTCCATATCCGCCGGGTTGACGTTGTCCGGGGCAAAACGGGTGGTGATCCAGTAATCAAACAGGTTGATGGTGGTGCCCACGGGGGATACAGTGTCGGTAAGGATGTTCCCGGCGGCCTGTGTGCCGGTCTCCCCTGCACCTGTCTCATTCTCCACAGCTGCTGTTTTAACAGAAGTTTCGGCGGTGGCGGTCTCCCCGCTGACAGGCACTGCGGCGCTTTGCTGCTGTGTCTGGTTTGGAATGGACGTTTCCGCCAATGCGGGCATCCCCGCCCCTGTGCAGGCCGCCGTCAGCGCCAGCCACAGCGCGCCCAGCCGTCTGACCCATCTTTTTCCAGTGTTTTTCGTCTTGCTCTCCACCTTCCCGGTCATATTCCCGCGGGAACCTTTCCCGCCATGACAGCATTATATTGGGCCGGGGGCGCGGTTTCTGACGGCTTCCTTTATCCCCCCGCCTTGGCGGAGGCTTTTTCTTGCCCCCGGGGACGGGGTTCGCCATACAAAAAACAGCAGCCTCACGCACCGGAAGCGTGAGGCTGCTGTTTTATGCCGCTACGGGATGTAAGGGAGAATGCAAGGTCAGGCGATCATCAGTCGTCCCAATCGTCGTCATCGTCGTCATCGTCATCATTGTCGTCGTGGTCATCATCATCGTCGAAATCATCGTCGTGATCGTCGTCGTCATAGAGGTCATCATCGTAGTCGTCATATACGTCGTCATCATAGAGATCGTCGTAATCGTCGTAAATGTCGTCATCGTAGAGATCGTCGTGGTCGTCGTCGTAGAGATCATCGTCATAGATGTCATCGTCGTAGAGGTCATCATGATCCACGCCGTCCACGTCCATCTCGGTGACCTTGCCGGTCACGGCGTCCACCTCATACTCGTACTCCACGCCGTCCAGCACGAACGCCACTTCATAGTCGCCGTCGTCCAGGTCGTATTCCCGCTCCACAAACTGCAGGTCGTCCCGGCCCAGCTGCGCGACCAGCAGGTCCTCGGCTGCCTGGGCGTTGATGTAATCCTTGCCCGGGTGGGTGTCGTCCAGATCGTCCTCATCCAGCGCCACGGTGCGGCTGCCGATCTGTTCCGCTTCCACGGTGGCGCGGGCGGCGTCGGCCAGGTTGTTCATGAACTCCTCATCAGGGATGGAAGACCCGTGTTCCAGGCGCAGGACGATGTTCTTTTCCTGGCCCGCGATGGTCTTCTCAAAATATCCGTCCTGGTTGATGCGGCTGACCAGCTCGCTCACCACGCCGGTGCAAGGCTTGCCTTCGTAGCCGGTATACCCTTCCAGCACGGCGCTACCGTCCCCGTTCAGGGCGTTCAGGGCCAGCACCTGCCCGGCATCGTCATATTCCATCTCGATCTCGGGGTTCACGCTCAGCAGCACCGTACCGGCCGGGGTCCCGGCGGCTGCCGCCTGGGGCGCGGCGGAACCGGCGGACACGGTGGACGCGGCAGGTGCGGTGGACGCGGCGGTGTTT encodes the following:
- the tnpA gene encoding IS200/IS605 family transposase — translated: MNDVNSLSHTSWNCKYHIVFAPKYRRKVFYGQKRREIGEILRTLCNWKKVKIVEAEVCPDHIHMLVEIPPKYSVSSFMGYLKGKSSLMLYEKFPELKFKYRNREFWCRGYYVDTAGKNDKKIAEYIRRQLEEDQAGEQLTMGNF
- a CDS encoding PepSY domain-containing protein gives rise to the protein MKKTTMLALTSLALTAVFSLTACGNTAASTAPAASTVSAGSAAPQAAAAGTPAGTVLLSVNPEIEMEYDDAGQVLALNALNGDGSAVLEGYTGYEGKPCTGVVSELVSRINQDGYFEKTIAGQEKNIVLRLEHGSSIPDEEFMNNLADAARATVEAEQIGSRTVALDEDDLDDTHPGKDYINAQAAEDLLVAQLGRDDLQFVEREYDLDDGDYEVAFVLDGVEYEYEVDAVTGKVTEMDVDGVDHDDLYDDDIYDDDLYDDDHDDLYDDDIYDDYDDLYDDDVYDDYDDDLYDDDDHDDDFDDDDDHDDNDDDDDDDDDWDD